In a genomic window of Shouchella clausii:
- a CDS encoding glycosyltransferase family 2 protein — translation MKLLSVVIPCYNSQDYMRYCIESLLPGGDAVEILIVNDGSVDQTAQIADDYAKRYPTIVKAIHQENGGHGEAVNAGIRHASGLYFKVVDSDDWVDIRAYLKVLAALKTFVLENSYVDLVISNYVYEKEGAKYKKIIKYDNALPEGTAFTWDDINYFRKGQYLLMHSAIYRTQLLRDCGLQLPKHTFYVDNLYVYTPLPHVKTLYYINVDFYRYFIGREGQSVQEAIMIKRIDQQIKVNKLMIEQVNLDDVENEKLRHYMLSHLEIVTVVSAILLIRSGTAENLQKKKELMEYFKTHNVQLYQSLRNGIMGRLINLPGRAGRHISVGAYKISQKLVGFN, via the coding sequence ATGAAATTATTATCAGTAGTGATCCCTTGTTATAACTCGCAAGATTACATGAGATATTGCATTGAATCTTTGTTGCCAGGGGGAGATGCGGTAGAAATACTGATAGTGAATGACGGTTCTGTTGACCAGACAGCACAGATTGCAGATGACTATGCGAAGAGATATCCTACTATCGTAAAAGCGATTCACCAGGAAAATGGCGGGCATGGAGAAGCGGTAAACGCAGGCATTCGCCATGCGTCTGGCCTCTACTTTAAAGTAGTCGATAGCGATGACTGGGTCGACATTCGGGCATACTTAAAAGTGTTGGCGGCATTAAAAACATTTGTCTTAGAAAATAGCTACGTTGATTTGGTAATAAGCAATTACGTGTACGAAAAAGAAGGCGCTAAATATAAAAAGATCATCAAATATGACAATGCTTTGCCAGAGGGCACAGCGTTTACGTGGGACGATATCAACTATTTCCGCAAAGGCCAGTATCTGTTGATGCATTCCGCTATTTACCGGACACAATTGCTTCGGGATTGCGGGCTGCAGCTTCCAAAACATACATTTTATGTAGATAACTTGTACGTTTATACGCCTCTTCCACATGTAAAGACTCTTTATTATATTAATGTAGACTTTTACCGTTATTTTATTGGCAGAGAAGGGCAATCTGTCCAAGAAGCGATTATGATTAAGCGAATTGACCAGCAAATTAAAGTCAATAAATTAATGATTGAACAAGTGAATTTAGACGATGTCGAGAACGAAAAGCTACGTCACTATATGTTAAGCCATTTAGAAATTGTTACGGTTGTTTCTGCCATTCTACTCATTCGGTCAGGAACAGCAGAGAATTTACAGAAGAAAAAAGAATTAATGGAATACTTTAAAACCCATAATGTGCAACTATACCAAAGTTTAAGAAATGGAATTATGGGGCGTTTGATCAATTTGCCTGGACGAGCAGGGCGTCATATTTCTGTCGGTGCGTATAAAATCTCGCAAAAATTAGTAGGCTTTAATTAA
- a CDS encoding beta-glucosidase family protein, translating to MKYKKWIEQMTLEEKASLMSGKDFWQTQDIERLGINSIFLADGPHGIRRQAVAADKLGLNEGMPATCYPTAATVANSWNAELGEKVGEYLGEEALAQRVNVLLGPGVNMKRNPLCGRNFEYFSEDPYLAGKMAAGYIRGIQSHGISACVKHFAANNQEEKRMTIDTIVDERTLRELYLTAFEICVEEGKTKSIMSSYNKLNGTYTNEHMHLMQDILRNEWGYTGTVITEWGGSNDRVQGLLAGNELEMPTTAGETDKEIVDAIKSGQLSEEVLDEAVDRLLDLIFSTEAAFQKPIGQFDVEKHHRVSQKVAEESIVLLKNDENILPLKFGKKVAVVGEFAQNARYQGAGSSIVNPTILDHTMDCFEESGIVSIGYEPGFERYGKKNQQKIDQACELAQKADVVLLYIGLDEATEADGLDRKNMKIPDNQIDLLEALYEVNTNIIAIISCGSAVEMPWIGKVKGLLHGYLGGQAGARAILRVLSGDVNPSGKLAESYPLRYEDTPSYKHFPGKEATVEYRESLYIGYRYYDTAEVDVLFPFGFGLSYTSFEYTDLKVDRKGVTFQLTNTGDRAGMEVAQLYVGCTSDNIFRPKKELKGFKKVFINAGESKHVRIPFDNKTFRYFNVKTNKWEIEEAYYTIMIGASSADIKLQQQWFAEGTNAPLPYEKEKLPSYYSGKVNDVSVEEFEQLIGRKIPEPTWDRTQPLGYNDTIAQCQYAKGWFGRVAYYSIIQTQRFLRKIGKRSTANIMDMSILNLPFRGIARMTGGIVNMPMLDGILLMVNGHFFKGLWQVTKEKAKLIKAKRKSKADLMKN from the coding sequence ATGAAGTATAAAAAATGGATTGAACAAATGACGTTAGAAGAAAAAGCTTCTTTAATGTCAGGGAAAGATTTTTGGCAAACGCAGGATATTGAACGACTTGGAATAAACAGTATTTTCCTTGCAGATGGTCCCCATGGAATTAGAAGACAGGCAGTTGCCGCAGATAAATTAGGGTTAAATGAAGGCATGCCAGCTACTTGTTACCCTACGGCGGCAACGGTTGCAAATAGTTGGAATGCCGAATTAGGCGAGAAAGTTGGCGAATATCTCGGCGAAGAAGCATTGGCGCAAAGAGTGAATGTCTTGCTTGGCCCTGGCGTCAATATGAAAAGAAACCCATTATGCGGTCGTAACTTTGAATACTTTAGCGAAGATCCTTATCTCGCTGGGAAGATGGCGGCGGGTTACATTAGAGGCATCCAATCACACGGAATCTCGGCATGTGTGAAACATTTTGCTGCGAACAATCAGGAAGAAAAACGGATGACGATCGACACGATTGTTGATGAACGAACGTTAAGAGAACTATATTTGACTGCATTTGAAATTTGTGTGGAAGAAGGGAAGACGAAGTCAATCATGTCTTCCTATAATAAATTAAATGGTACTTATACAAATGAACATATGCATCTTATGCAAGACATTTTACGGAATGAGTGGGGGTATACCGGGACTGTTATTACCGAGTGGGGCGGCAGCAATGACCGCGTCCAAGGATTACTCGCCGGAAATGAATTGGAGATGCCGACGACTGCCGGAGAGACGGATAAAGAAATTGTTGATGCGATCAAGTCGGGACAATTAAGCGAAGAGGTCTTGGATGAAGCGGTTGATCGGCTACTAGATCTCATTTTTTCAACAGAGGCTGCTTTTCAAAAGCCAATTGGGCAATTTGATGTAGAGAAGCACCATCGTGTCTCGCAAAAAGTAGCAGAAGAATCAATCGTGTTATTAAAAAATGACGAAAACATTCTTCCGTTAAAATTCGGCAAGAAAGTTGCGGTAGTGGGGGAATTTGCCCAAAACGCAAGGTATCAAGGAGCGGGATCATCGATTGTCAATCCAACGATTTTGGATCATACGATGGATTGTTTCGAGGAATCTGGAATCGTCAGTATCGGGTATGAACCTGGATTCGAACGATACGGGAAAAAGAATCAGCAAAAAATCGATCAAGCTTGCGAGTTAGCACAGAAAGCAGATGTCGTTCTATTGTATATCGGCCTTGATGAAGCAACAGAAGCAGACGGCCTTGATCGAAAAAATATGAAAATACCGGATAATCAAATTGACTTGTTAGAGGCATTGTATGAGGTGAATACCAACATCATCGCGATTATCTCTTGCGGTTCGGCGGTAGAAATGCCTTGGATTGGTAAAGTCAAAGGCTTACTGCACGGTTATTTAGGAGGGCAAGCGGGAGCGAGAGCAATCTTGCGCGTACTATCAGGAGATGTGAACCCTTCGGGGAAATTAGCGGAGAGCTACCCGTTGCGATACGAAGACACACCATCCTATAAACATTTCCCTGGCAAAGAAGCAACGGTTGAATACCGAGAATCTTTGTATATTGGTTATCGCTATTATGATACCGCTGAAGTCGATGTGTTGTTCCCTTTTGGTTTCGGATTAAGCTATACAAGCTTTGAATACACTGATCTGAAAGTGGATCGAAAAGGGGTAACTTTTCAGTTGACAAATACAGGAGACCGAGCAGGCATGGAAGTGGCGCAACTATATGTTGGTTGCACGTCAGACAACATTTTTCGGCCCAAAAAAGAATTAAAAGGCTTCAAGAAAGTGTTTATTAACGCAGGCGAGTCAAAACATGTACGCATCCCCTTTGACAATAAAACGTTCCGCTATTTCAATGTGAAAACAAACAAGTGGGAAATTGAAGAAGCATATTACACGATTATGATTGGTGCTTCTAGTGCGGATATTAAACTTCAACAACAATGGTTTGCCGAAGGGACGAATGCGCCTCTCCCTTATGAAAAGGAAAAACTGCCTAGTTACTATTCAGGAAAAGTAAATGATGTCAGCGTCGAAGAATTTGAACAACTTATTGGCCGTAAAATCCCTGAGCCGACATGGGATCGTACTCAACCATTAGGGTATAACGACACGATTGCCCAATGCCAATATGCAAAGGGTTGGTTCGGCAGAGTCGCGTATTATTCCATTATTCAAACGCAACGCTTCTTACGAAAAATAGGAAAGCGCAGCACAGCAAACATCATGGACATGTCGATTTTAAACTTGCCGTTCCGAGGGATTGCCCGAATGACTGGTGGCATCGTAAACATGCCGATGCTAGACGGCATTTTATTGATGGTAAACGGGCATTTCTTTAAAGGATTATGGCAAGTGACAAAGGAAAAAGCAAAACTAATAAAGGCAAAACGAAAATCCAAAGCAGACTTAATGAAAAATTGA